CGTTTTTTGAAAGTAATGTCCCTAATGTTGTGCCCCAGGCGCCGCCCCCCAGTACCGCTATATCCGGATTTTTTATCATAATTTTATTTTAGGTTCTTCCCCTTTGGCTAATCTTACCAGGTTGTTTTTATGTCTTAGAATAATCACGGCGCAAAGCAGAGTTATAACAATTTTTATCAATAACGGGTTATTTCCCGGATAAAACCAGCTTACAATTGCTACCACTGCAGTGGAGAATATTGACGATAGCGAAACGTATTTTGTTAAAAATAGCGATACAAAAAAAACTGCAACCCCTGCAGTTGCTGAAATTGGCAATAAAGCAAACACTACTCCGGCGCCGGTTGCTACTCCTTTGCCGCCTTTAAATGACAGCCAGACGGTCCAGTTATGCCCGCCTATTGCGGCAATCCCGGAAAGTAAAGAATAATTTATGTCAGCGTTAAAAAATCTTGAAACCAGGTAAACGGCGAGAAAGCCTTTCAGCATATCGATAATGAAAACAATAACTCCGGCTGTTTTTCCGACTGTCCTGAAAACATTTGTTGCGCCCGGGTTGCCGGAACCATGTTTTCTAA
The Elusimicrobiota bacterium DNA segment above includes these coding regions:
- the plsY gene encoding glycerol-3-phosphate 1-O-acyltransferase PlsY — translated: MQKILLITIMSYLVGSIPTAYLFAKILKGIDIRKHGSGNPGATNVFRTVGKTAGVIVFIIDMLKGFLAVYLVSRFFNADINYSLLSGIAAIGGHNWTVWLSFKGGKGVATGAGVVFALLPISATAGVAVFFVSLFLTKYVSLSSIFSTAVVAIVSWFYPGNNPLLIKIVITLLCAVIILRHKNNLVRLAKGEEPKIKL